Proteins encoded in a region of the Bacteroidota bacterium genome:
- a CDS encoding bifunctional oligoribonuclease/PAP phosphatase NrnA: MPDALSTPNTASVPGDLATVRDTLLAAERVVITSHLRPDGDALGSTLGLALFLRGLGKTVHCFNPDVPPRNLGWLLDELGEVVQFDTGDMAHVQAVAEADVIAVVDTNAKQRLGWMGNSVQGAKTTKVLIDHHPRPESWFDQSYVRTEAASTAELIYDLIAAHDVSAIDTGIATALYTGIVTDTGSFRFGATRPSTHRIVADLMERGGITPEPIHIAIYDGVQREDLRLLSLALKTIRTHYDGRLATLYVAQQMLDETGAPMDASEPFVQYALSLDGVEAAVIFREVKGGVKASFRSKGDCPINGWAARFKGGGHPNAAGAFVRGGELHATIKRVVKAAPEHLSGAPEEFEASDTLSAETMALLQAMREQGG; this comes from the coding sequence ATGCCCGACGCCCTTTCCACGCCCAACACCGCCTCCGTCCCTGGCGATCTCGCCACGGTCCGCGACACGCTGCTCGCCGCCGAGCGCGTCGTCATCACCTCGCACCTACGCCCCGACGGCGACGCCCTCGGCTCGACGCTGGGGCTCGCGCTCTTCCTGCGCGGCCTCGGCAAGACCGTCCACTGCTTCAACCCCGACGTGCCGCCGCGCAACCTCGGCTGGCTCCTCGACGAGTTGGGCGAGGTCGTGCAGTTCGACACCGGCGACATGGCGCACGTGCAGGCCGTCGCCGAGGCCGACGTGATCGCGGTCGTGGACACCAACGCGAAGCAGCGGCTCGGCTGGATGGGCAACAGCGTCCAGGGCGCGAAGACAACGAAGGTGCTCATCGACCACCACCCGCGCCCGGAGTCGTGGTTCGACCAGAGCTACGTCCGCACCGAGGCGGCCTCGACGGCGGAGCTGATCTACGACCTCATCGCCGCGCACGACGTATCGGCCATCGACACCGGCATCGCGACGGCGCTCTACACGGGCATCGTCACGGACACGGGCTCGTTCCGCTTTGGCGCGACGCGCCCGAGCACGCACCGCATCGTCGCCGACCTGATGGAGCGCGGCGGCATCACGCCCGAGCCGATCCACATCGCGATCTACGACGGCGTCCAGCGCGAGGACCTGCGCCTCCTGAGCCTCGCCCTCAAGACGATCCGCACGCACTACGACGGCCGCCTCGCCACGCTCTACGTCGCCCAGCAGATGCTCGACGAGACCGGCGCGCCGATGGACGCCTCAGAGCCGTTCGTGCAGTACGCGCTCAGCCTCGACGGAGTGGAGGCCGCCGTGATCTTCCGCGAGGTCAAGGGCGGTGTGAAAGCGTCGTTCCGCTCCAAGGGCGACTGCCCGATCAACGGCTGGGCCGCGCGCTTCAAGGGCGGCGGTCACCCCAACGCCGCCGGCGCGTTCGTGAGGGGCGGCGAACTCCACGCGACGATCAAGCGCGTCGTCAAGGCCGCACCCGAGCACCTCTCCGGTGCCCCGGAGGAATTCGAGGCGTCGGACACGCTCTCTGCCGAGACGATGGCCCTCCTTCAAGCGATGCGCGAGCAGGGCGGGTGA
- a CDS encoding inositol monophosphatase, with translation MTDRAARLAFVRDLAVEVGALTLDGWGRTTGTAKTADRFDVATEYDRRAEALVRERLAAAYPGEPILGEEDGLEGDPDAARTRLWVVDPIDGTLNYQRGLPMYAVSIAFCEDLVPTVGTTHCPANQQTFAGATGLGTTMQIADRAPVPMQPNAHVPTRDALFDVTGPGTYALVAAADRLGVPRQTWRYLRSACMSFAYVAAGLLDTTLHSGLSLWDCAAGDVLLREGGAPGITDFDGHPLFPDRLAAWLDDASETARAAFPATAAASQALLNGHALRLVAEARAGAGGLPTGQPGR, from the coding sequence ATGACCGACCGCGCTGCCCGTCTTGCCTTCGTCCGCGACCTTGCCGTGGAGGTGGGCGCGCTGACGCTCGACGGCTGGGGGCGTACTACCGGGACGGCGAAGACGGCGGACCGCTTCGACGTGGCGACGGAGTACGACCGCCGCGCCGAAGCGCTCGTGCGCGAACGCCTCGCGGCAGCCTACCCCGGCGAGCCGATCCTCGGCGAAGAGGATGGCCTCGAAGGCGACCCCGACGCGGCCCGCACGCGGCTGTGGGTCGTCGACCCCATCGACGGGACGCTGAACTACCAGCGCGGCCTACCGATGTACGCCGTCAGCATTGCCTTCTGCGAGGACCTCGTGCCGACCGTCGGCACGACGCACTGCCCGGCCAACCAGCAGACGTTTGCCGGGGCGACGGGCCTTGGCACGACGATGCAGATCGCCGACCGCGCGCCCGTGCCGATGCAGCCAAACGCGCATGTGCCAACCCGTGATGCGCTCTTCGACGTGACGGGGCCGGGCACCTACGCGCTCGTGGCCGCCGCCGACCGCCTCGGCGTGCCGCGCCAGACGTGGCGCTACCTCCGCAGCGCGTGCATGAGCTTCGCCTACGTCGCCGCCGGGCTGCTCGACACGACGCTGCACTCGGGTCTCTCGCTCTGGGACTGCGCCGCCGGCGACGTGCTCCTGCGCGAGGGCGGCGCCCCCGGCATCACGGACTTCGACGGGCACCCGCTCTTTCCTGACCGGCTCGCGGCCTGGTTGGACGATGCCAGCGAGACGGCCCGCGCCGCCTTCCCCGCGACGGCTGCTGCGTCCCAAGCGCTCCTCAACGGCCACGCGCTGCGTCTCGTCGCCGAGGCCCGCGCCGGTGCAGGAGGACTGCCAACCGGGCAACCGGGGCGGTAG